The Rosa rugosa chromosome 1, drRosRugo1.1, whole genome shotgun sequence genomic sequence GGACACGGCGGGTAATAGCTAATCGTAATGTTCTGGTAAAAATCCCCAACCGCCTCCTCTAAACGCTGCGTTTTGAGCCCTAGGCTCTCGGAAATCAGCCCCAGCAGCTCCCTCGCCAGCTTAGCGACTCGATCGCTGTATTCCGTAACCACCCGGCGGTAATCCGGCGGGAAATCCGGCCAGCGCGTGGGGTTCCGGCGCGTGAGGGGGAGAGTGTGGTGGTCGAAGTAGTCTCTCCAGTCCAAAACGGTGTCGTCCTTCTCCAGCATCCGGCTGCCGTAGCCCTCCGCCGCGGCGGAGCTGGGATCGCAGGCGTAGCGGAGCTTCTCCTGGACTGGGCACTCGTTGAAGAAGGTGAGGCCCACGCGCTTGATGTCGCGGACTAGAGTGGCGGGGACGCCGTGGTCGGTGACGTGGAAGGCGCCCCAGTCCCTGCAGGCTTCGGCGATGGAGGCCCGGACCGAGTCGCGGCGGGTCGGGTCGAGTCCGAATAGGCTGATTGAGGGAACGTTGGAGGAAGATGAAGGGTGGTTGGGTCGGTTCTGGGGAGGTTGAATGTACTGCGGTGGAACTTGGCTGAGACCAGCTTGGGCTAGGCTTTGAACTCTGGTGGGTTCCGAAGCTACTTCCATTTTTATCGAATTAGAACACACAGAGAGAGACCAGAGCAATGCAGGTGATGACGATGATACCGATTTTATAGTATGATAGTTGTGGAAGGACAATTGGACTGTGAAAACAAGTTTAGAAATTAAATAACAAACAAATAGTATAGGAAATAAGAAGAATAATATCACttatcaaaaaaagaagaataatatCATGAAATTACTGAGTACTGTAACATCAAGCTCACTCAGTTTGGTGCTACTCtctttttgaatcaaacccaaatcggGCAACAGTATCATTCATCTCAGGTCTGAATGTCCCAAATCGGGCAACAATATCATTCATTTCAGGTCAGAATGTGTGTTACATACCATTCCACTGTCATCTATATACAGACAAAAATGCGTGATAGTActcacagtggtacatagaaataagTCTACACATCAAATGCATTGAATAAAAATAGCGTGAATCCTCCTTTAGTACTAATATTCGCTAAAAACACATAAAGTGCACAACAAAGACATAGCTCCTTAAAATTAGAGAATTATTGATATATGTAAGGGTGAGGTGGGTTaaggttttattttttattttatattttttttatctatacacCTAGGGCTAAAACACCCCAACCCATATCACCAATCCCAAATAGGCCAAACAGCCCCAAAGCCCAAAATAACAAGCTTAGCCCAGCCCGCCTTCACCTCTCTATGCAGATCCACACACGGACACCGGTACCACGACTGTGCCTTCACCACTACCCAAAAGGAAACCACCCCTACCACGACGCCACCAGAAGACCCTGATGAAGACTTGAAAACATACAGACTGGACCCAACCCATCCGAAATTGGTTCCGCCTGCACCTCATGCCACTAAGGTTGACTCGGTTCCATTGGTTCGGTTTTTCGGTTAACCGATTGTATCGGTTAATCGATATATCGATTCGGTTCGATTCGATTTCAGTTAATTGTAACTTCattaatattattaattaaTCCTTATCTCTAATGAGAATTTGTATTTCTTCCATTGTAATCTTACATATAGTAATTATCCAAACAATATCACTATCTACAAATTTAATATAAACCGAAAATATACATAAAAAAACCAACAAGACAATAGATATGATCATATGAATATACTATAGCTTATTCTATAATTTAAAGCTATAAGAAATGTAAAAACAGATAAGCAAATGAAACTAACtacaattaaaaaattaagTTACAACTCAAATAAATTAAAAGCAGCTATAGACAATTAATCACATATAGGAATggcaaatacttaggtgggggtttccccaccacgtggccttacGGCCACCCAAT encodes the following:
- the LOC133725756 gene encoding jasmonate-induced oxygenase 2; translation: MEVASEPTRVQSLAQAGLSQVPPQYIQPPQNRPNHPSSSSNVPSISLFGLDPTRRDSVRASIAEACRDWGAFHVTDHGVPATLVRDIKRVGLTFFNECPVQEKLRYACDPSSAAAEGYGSRMLEKDDTVLDWRDYFDHHTLPLTRRNPTRWPDFPPDYRRVVTEYSDRVAKLARELLGLISESLGLKTQRLEEAVGDFYQNITISYYPPCPQPELTLGLQAHSDFGAITLLVQDEVGGLEVLKDNEWVPVKPLGGDAIVVLLADQTEIMTNGKYKSSQHRAITNSNRPRLSVATFHDPAKTVKVSPASELISQSTPPLYREVVYGDYVSSWYTKGPEGKRNIDALLLE